Genomic DNA from Spirochaetia bacterium 38H-sp:
CTCAAGGTTTCGGAACTTTTGGATTTTCACAACTCGTCAAAAAATTGGCTTTTTGAAGATCTAGAAAGCCTTGTAGATGCCATAAAGTATGCAATTTACACAAGAAATTCGGCTCTTCTTGCAAGATACAGAGCAAAGGTAAACTTCTTTTCCATATCTTGGGAACAAGAAAAAACAGCAAAAAATGCACAGATTATCTTTGATTTCAGAGCATTTTTCTCTGGTGGAAGAGTCAGATTCAGTGATAATATAGATAAGTCGTCCAATGCAAAAGAAGCATATCTAAAGACATGGGGCTGGTCATACCGAATAAATACATGGTATTTGTATTTTAGAAAGGTGGATTATCCTTTTGATCCGGAAATAGACGGAAAGTGGGAATGGGCAGGCATATATTTTGGCGAAAAGCTTTGATAACTCTCATATTTTTTGCTCTTGTAGCAGGGAATTCCTTCTCGGAAAATAAAAAAAACCCTGTCTTTTATAGAACAAAAAATGTAGAAAAACATAAAGAAGATATATATCACCATAACTGGCCAAAATATTATAGTATCAATATCCCCAATCATCAGTTAATACAACAAGAAATAAAACGTTTGTCTCAAGGCTATAATAAAAAGGATTTAGAACTTAGCATAATACACTCAGAAGAATACTGGCATTATATAGAGACGATGCTTGTGAAATATAAAGCTCCATGGGAGCTAATATATCTTCCCATAGTAGAATCTCATTACAATATCTACGCAGTCTCATCATCTGGAGCAACAGGGCTATGGCAATTTATGCTCAATTCCATACATCCGTGGATGACAATCAACCAGTGGATGGACGAAAGAAGAGACTTCTTTAAATCTACAGAGGCGGCAATAGAAAAATTATTATACAATAAGGAAATAACAGGAGACTGGCTTCTTGCCGTAGCAGCTTACAATGCAGGATTGGGTAAGATAAGCAGAATAATAAGTTCTTCCTCAACAAGAGACTACTTTCAACTAACAGATAATAGACTTCTTCCGTACCAAACACAATATTATGTTGCAAGGCTTATTGCAGTAACCTATATCTTAAGCAACAAGACCAAATTTGACATAAGCATAAGATGGCCAGATGCCGTAGAGTGGAAAAGCTTGGAAACAAAAAAACCTATAATGCTCAATCTTCTTGCAAAAGCATGCAATATACCTACGCATGAGCTGAGAAAAGCTAATGCAGAACTTATTTTGGGTATAAGTCCACCAGGACACATAATAAAAATAAAAAAACAATACTATGAAACAGCAAAAAACATCATAGAAAACCATAATATCCCTCTTATGGATATAAAAATACACACTATAAAAACAGGAGAAACACTTTCAAAATTATCTAAAGATTATGGAGTACCTCTCTCGCTTATATATCTTTACAATCCAGACAAAGACCCAAGAAAAATACAGATTGGAAGTAGCATAATAATACCTTTAGTAGGGAATAAAATCTTGGATAAAAAATCATCAATGCCCCAAAATATTGTTTGGACAGAACATATTGTTAAAAATGGGGAAACTCTATGGGGAATATCCAGATTATACTCAACCAAAGTAGAATGGATAAGCGAAGCAAACAATATAGGCATAAATTCAATAATAAAACCCGGCATGAACCTCAAGATACCTGTACCAAAAGTCGAATAATAAACTAATGGATAAAAAAACAATCATATTTTTGTTTTTCTCTTTTATATCCTCGATAACATTGTCATCACAACAAGAAAAACAAGCAGAACTCAAATATACTCTGGACTGGAAATCAGGAAAGCTTAGCATAAGCCTAACCCAATCAACACGAGAGAAAGAACTAAGTCCCATATCACCTTACATAACACAAAGAGAAATAGAATCCCTTCTACCTTATTACATAAAACTTGCAATGGAAAAGATACAAGTAAACTCAAGGGAAAATATATCAGATATTCTTTTAAAACAACCACAATTGAATCTACAGCTTTTGGAAATAGATAAGGAAATAAAGAACAAAAATATAAGTTACAGCGATGACCTTGATAGTCTTACAATATCAGTAGACATAGAGCTATTTCCGTCAATAGCAGAGCTTCTTATAAATCATAGTATGACAGAAGAAATACCTCACAGACTCGGATGGGTTGCAGCAGATAGTTTTACTGGTCTTGTAATAGACGCAAAAGGAGAACTCCCTATTTATGGTACAGAAAATAAAGGAAAGCTGATTCCAGCTATATTTCCTCGCATATTTAACAGCCGTGGAGAATTAATATTATCAGTAGAAATGCTGGATCCAAAAACAGCAAAAAAAACAGGCATTGCAGCTTACACCGATTCGTATGACGAAAAGCCTTTTCTGAACAGAATAGGTCAAAAACCTCTTAGGATAAAGGCAAAAGCAATATTTGGTAAAAATCCAACAGATATAGTCTTACCAGAAGAAGCTATAAAACTTCTTCTGGCAAAGGATGAAAATAGAAAAATATTACAAGAAGGTAAAATTCTTATTATCTGTGACAACGTGATACAAGAAGAGCCATGACTTCCGCATCTCTAAGCATATTATCAATGAGACAATACTCATTGGGTTGATGTGCCATTTCTCCAACAGTAGACCACACAACAGCTTCAAAGCCTTTATTACGCAGTGGAGCTGCAACAGTCCCACCACCTATTCCCATAGGTTTTGCTCTTATACCATAGACTTCACCTATTGCCTCTTCAAGAGCTTTTACAAGCTTGCCATCAGAAGGGGTAGGGAGAGAGGTTATCCTATGTACAGTCTCTATATTAATCTCCACTCCATATTTTTTCTCGACCTCCTTACAGATAGACTCTATCTTAGAATAGACTTCGTCTAGATCAACCTCAGGAAGTATTCTGCAATCCACATAGAAAACATCTTCTCCTGGAACCGTATTGATATTGGGAACATTTGCCATTTTCTTGGATGGAACAAAAGTAGAAAAAGGTGGAGTAAACAGCTCATTGGTAGTAGAAAAAATCTCACCAAGAGAAGCAAGCCTCACAACAAGCTCGGAACCGGCAACAAATGCGTTCTTACCCAAATCAGGCCTAGAAGCATGGCACTGAACTCCCCTTGTTGTAAACTTAAGCCACATAAGGCTTTTTTCTGCAACCTCTATCATAGAGCTGTCAGGCAAACCTCCATCAGGAACCAGAAAGACATCCCCTTCTTTAAACAGTTCTCCATGCTGCTCGAGTAGTGCAATTATTCCATACTCATTGCCAAATTCTTCATCAGCTACAAAAAGAAGCTTAAGAGAACAAGTCAGCTCCAAATCAAGCTCAAGTATAGCAAGCGCTGCAAAAATGCTGCTTACCAAAGACTGCTGATTATCCTCTGTCCCTCTTCCATATATCTTGCCATCTTTAACAACAGCAGAAAAAGGGTCTGTTTCCCACAGAGAATATTCCCCGGGAGGAACAACATCAAGATGAGTCATAATCCAAAAAGAAGAAGAATTATTATCTTTATCTATATTATCTATAGAACAGATTACAGAAGGCCTGGAGCCTCTCTCTGCTCTTTGGTCAGGAACCTCTATAACAGAGATGGTTGCATTGTATCCTTTATCTTTTGCAACAGATATGAGGTTTTCGTCAAGCCAAGCAATCAGAGCTTCTGCTTTCTGCCACTCTCCCTTGCCTCCTATATCAGGAGCAAGAGCAGGAATTGCTGTAAGAAGCTTCTGAAGCTCTATCATATCGGACTTTCTGGATTTTATATAGGCTTTTATTTTTTCAGCACTCATTATTCCCTCCATTAAA
This window encodes:
- a CDS encoding LysM peptidoglycan-binding domain-containing protein gives rise to the protein MITLIFFALVAGNSFSENKKNPVFYRTKNVEKHKEDIYHHNWPKYYSINIPNHQLIQQEIKRLSQGYNKKDLELSIIHSEEYWHYIETMLVKYKAPWELIYLPIVESHYNIYAVSSSGATGLWQFMLNSIHPWMTINQWMDERRDFFKSTEAAIEKLLYNKEITGDWLLAVAAYNAGLGKISRIISSSSTRDYFQLTDNRLLPYQTQYYVARLIAVTYILSNKTKFDISIRWPDAVEWKSLETKKPIMLNLLAKACNIPTHELRKANAELILGISPPGHIIKIKKQYYETAKNIIENHNIPLMDIKIHTIKTGETLSKLSKDYGVPLSLIYLYNPDKDPRKIQIGSSIIIPLVGNKILDKKSSMPQNIVWTEHIVKNGETLWGISRLYSTKVEWISEANNIGINSIIKPGMNLKIPVPKVE
- a CDS encoding M20 family metallo-hydrolase — encoded protein: MSAEKIKAYIKSRKSDMIELQKLLTAIPALAPDIGGKGEWQKAEALIAWLDENLISVAKDKGYNATISVIEVPDQRAERGSRPSVICSIDNIDKDNNSSSFWIMTHLDVVPPGEYSLWETDPFSAVVKDGKIYGRGTEDNQQSLVSSIFAALAILELDLELTCSLKLLFVADEEFGNEYGIIALLEQHGELFKEGDVFLVPDGGLPDSSMIEVAEKSLMWLKFTTRGVQCHASRPDLGKNAFVAGSELVVRLASLGEIFSTTNELFTPPFSTFVPSKKMANVPNINTVPGEDVFYVDCRILPEVDLDEVYSKIESICKEVEKKYGVEINIETVHRITSLPTPSDGKLVKALEEAIGEVYGIRAKPMGIGGGTVAAPLRNKGFEAVVWSTVGEMAHQPNEYCLIDNMLRDAEVMALLVSRCHR